The stretch of DNA AGCGGATCGCCCCCGCGGTGTCGAGCGGCTCGCTCTCCACCGCGTAGCGGAGGCGCACGCCGGCCACCTCGCCGCTCGGGAAGGTGTCGAGGAAGGGCTGGGGGAGGTAGCCGAGGGAGAGGGTCGCCTCGCAGACGCCGTGGCGGCCCAGCCACTCGAGGATGCGAGCGATGATCGGCCGGCCGGCGACGGGGAGCATCGGCTTCGGGATGTCGTAGGTGAGCGGCCGCAGCCGCGTGCCCTGGCCGCCGACGAGGACGAGTGCCCGCATCGGCCGCGCCCCCGCCGCCGTCACGTCGTGGTCGTCGACTTCGACTTCGCGGAGGTCGTGGTCGTCGCCTTCGGCGCGGTGGTCGACGTCGAGGAGGTGCTGGTCGAGGAGGTGCTCGTCGAGGGCGACGCCGAGCTGCCGCCGCCGAGGAAGGTGACGAGCGCGGCGCGCACCGCGGAGGAGGGCTTGGGGATGCTCGCGCCGCTCGGCACGAAGGCGACGGTGATCATCTCGCCGTTGGTGAGGTGGAGCGCGCCCGGGTTGCCCGACAGCAGGTGGCCGGTGGCCGTCGGCGAGGGCCACACCTTGGTCTGCAGCTGGCCGACGGTCTTCCCGCACTTCGCGCCGTTCGCGTAGAGGGTCTGGCCCTTGCCGGGCATCTTCACCGAGGTGGCGGTGAGGGTGAGGCCTGGGTAGTTCTTCACGAACAGCCCGAGCGTGGCCTTCTTGCCCTCGAAGTTCGCGGGGGTGGTCGCGGCCGCGGGGTCGATGTCGATCAGCCCGTCGCCGAAGGTGCGCAGCCCGGTCGCGAGGGTGGGGTTCGCCGCGAGGGGCGGCTGCAGCTTCCCACAGAGGTCGACGGCGAGCGCGGCCTTCCAGTGGTCCGCGGCCTGCGGCCCCTCGGTGACGGGGTGCAGGCGCTCGTGGCGGCTGTAGACGATGAGGCCGATCCCGACCACGCAGATGAGGGCCAGCACCCCGTACCAGGCGTAGGGGCGGCGGGCCCGGTAGGCCTTGCCGCCACCCGCCGCGGCGGCGCGCGCGACCGAACGGCTGAAGCTTCCCCGTGTCATTGCCGCGGAGCTTAGCCCTGCCTCTCCGGCCGCTCCGTCCGCCCGCGGGCCAGCTCACGCACCCCGGTGACCCCGAGTCGCGCCAGCAACGCGAGGCCGATCACGGGCAGCAGGGCCCGCTCGAGGCCGCGGGCGTGGCGGCACTCGAAGCGCCACGTGGAGCGGTGGTGGGCGGCGAGCATGCGCAGCGGATGGCGGGCCGCCGACTGGCCCTGCTCGTGCACGATCACCGCCTCGGGGGCGTAGCGGACCTTCCAGCCGGCGCGCCCGAGGCGCCAGCAGAGGTCGAGGTCCTCGACGTACATGAAGTAGCGCTCGTCGAAGCCGCCGACGCTCTCGAAGGCGACGCGCCGCAGCAGGAGGAAGGCGCCCGAGACCCAGTCGACCTCGCGCCCACTGCCGGGGTCCGCCTCCGCGAGGCGGTAGGAGCGCGTCCAGGGGTTGTCGGGGAAGAAGGGGGCGAGGAGCGCGTGCCCCGCGCCGGTGACGAGGCTCGGGATGGCGCGCGCCGAGGGGTAGACGGCGCCGTGCACGTCGAGGATCTTCGGGCCGACCGCCGCGACCTCCGGGCGCTGCTCGAGCTCGGCCACGAGCACCTTCACCGCGTCGGCGTGAGCGACGAGGTCGGGGTTGCAGACGAGCAGGTAGGGGGCCTCGGTGCGGGCCGCGCCGCGGTTCGCGGCGCGCCCGTAGCCGAGGTTCTCGCCCGTCGGCACGAGGCGCGCCGCCGGGTCGGCGGCGACGAGGCGCGCCGGCGAGCCGTCCGAGGAGGCGTTGTCGACCACCACGACTTGCTCGACGCCGGCGGCGCGCAGGCTCTCGACACAGCCGAGGAGGGAGTCCCCCCCGTCCCGGTTGACGACCACCGCGGCGACGGCCGCCCCCTCAGCCACGGGAGGCTCCGAGGAGGGCGACGAGGCGCTCCGTCGACTCCTCCCAGGGGGGAAGGAGGGCGAGGCCGGAGGCGACGAGGGCCGCGTTCTCGAGGACCGAGTTGGCCGGTCGCGGCGCGGGGCGGGGCGGGTCGAGCTCGGCGGTGGTGATCGGCTCGACGCGGCCCTCGGGGTAGCCGGCGAAGCGGGCGACGGCGCGCACGAAGCCGTACCAGCTCGTCGCGCCGCTGTTGGTGACGTGGAAGAGGCCGGGGCGGCGCGCCAGCGCGAGGTCGCAGAGCGCGACGGCGAGGTCCGAGGCGATCGTCGGGCTGCCGCGCTGGTCGTCCACGAAGCGCAGCGGGGCGACGCCCGCGCCGAGGAGCCGGAGCGCGGTCTTCACGATGTTCGCCCCGCGGCTGCCGCAGACCCAGGAGGTGCGGACGATCGTCGCCTCCGCGCCGAGCTCGCGCTCGCCTCCGAGCTTGGAGGCGCCGTACACCGAGCGCGGGTTCGGCAGGTCCCACTCGCAGTAGGCGGTCGCCTTCTCGCCGTCGAAGACGTAGTCGGTCGAGACGTAGGTGAGGTGCGCACCGGCGAGGCGGCAGCCCTCGGCCACGTGGCGGGTGCCGAGCGCGTTCACCGCGAAGGCACGCCCCGGCTCGCGCTCGCACTCGTCGACCGCGGTGAAGGCGGCGGAGTGGATGACGACGTCGGGCGCGAAGGTGTCGAGGACGCCGAGCACCGCGTCGCGGTCGGTGACGTCGAGGTGCGCGTGGTCGGCGGCGAGCACGTCCAGCCCGCCGCCGCGCCGCGCCGCGCCCGAGCGCCGCGCCAGCTCCTCGACGACCTCGGCGCCGAGCTGTCCGGAGGCGCCGGTGACCAGGACGCGGACCGCGCTCAGCTCGCCCCCGAGCCCTGCCAGCTGCCCTCGGCGACCGGCGAGCGGCCGATGAGCGGTCGCCACCAGGTCTCGTTGGCCGCGTACCAGGCGACGGTCTCGGCGAGCCCCTGCTCGAAGGTGACCGTCGGCGCCCAGCCGAGCTCGCGGCGGATCTTGCTCGAGTCGAGGAGGTAGCGGCGATCGTGGCCGGGGCGGTCGGGGACGATCGTCTTCAGCGAGGCGTCGCGGCCGGTCGCCGCGAGCACGCCGTCGGCGATCTCCATGATGCTCGCCTCCTCGCCGGAGCCGACGTGGTAGGTCTCGCCGGCCGCGCCGTCGAGGAGCACGAGCTCGACGGCGCGGCAGTGGTCGCGCACGTGCAGCCACTCGCGGCGGTTCTCCGTCGAGGCGTAGAGGGTGAGCGGCGAGTCCGAGAGCGCGAGCGCGCTGAAGAGCGGGATCACCTTCTCGGGGAACTGGTACGGGCCGTAGTTGTTGCAGCAGTTGGTGATCGTCGCCTCGAGGCCGAAGGTCTCCCCGTAGGAGCGCACGACGTGGTCCGAGCCGGCCTTGGAGGCGTTGTAGGGGGTGCGCGGCCGGTAGGGGGACTCCTCGTTGAAGGACTCGTCGCTGTCGAGGGCGAGGTCCCCGTAGACCTCACAGGTCGAGATGTGGTGGAAGCGCTCGACGCCGACCTTGCGCGCCGCGTCGCAGAGCGCCTGGGTGCCGAGGACGTTGGTGCGGAAAAAGCGCGCCGGGTCGAGGATCGCGAGGCTGTTGTGGGACTCGGCGGCGAAGTTCACCACCGTCGTGATCGCCTCGGACTCGAGGAGGTGCTCGACGAGCTCCTGGTTGGCGATGTCGCCGCGCACGAAGCTCACCGCTCCCTTGCCCTCGACGCCCTCCAGGTTCGCCCTGTTGCCGGCGTAGGTGAGGGCGTCGAGCACGACGACGCGGTCGTCGGGGTGCTCGCTCGCCCAGTAGCGGACGAAGTTCGACCCGATGAAGCCGGCACCGCCGGTGACGAGGAGACGCATGGGTGAGAGGCTACTTGCGCGCCTCAGCCCTCCACGGCGGCGCGCAGGTGGACGACGTCGGCGGCGTCGAGGCTCCGCAGGGCGTCGCCGCGGCGCACGAGGAGCCGCCCCCGGCCGTCCACGCCCTCGGCGAGGCCCTCCCACTCCCCCGCGGCCTCGCTCACCCGCACCCGCTGGCCGATCGTCGCACAGCGTGTCCGGTAGTCCGCGAGGAGCCCGCCGGCGCCGTCGGCGACGAGCGCCCCGTAGCGCTCGCCGAACTCGTCGAGCAGCGCAGCGAGCAGCTCGTCGCGCCCGAGCGGCGCCCCGCTCGCGGCGAGCGTCGTCGCCTGCGCGAGGAGCCCCGCCGCCTCATGCCGCGGGTCGAAGGCCGCGGGCCAGGCGAGGTTCACCCCGATCCCGACGACCACCGCGGGGCGCGCCGGCCCGTCGCCGGGGACGACCTCGGCGAGGATGCCGGCGACCTTCTTCTCCCCGACGAGGAGGTCGTTCGGCCATTTCACGGCGAGCGCCGCGCCCCCGAGGTGGGCGACCGCGGCCTGCCCGGCGAGCGCCGCCGCGAGGCCGAGGAGCGCGAGCTCCTCCACCGGGAGCTCGGGGCGGAGCAGCAGCGAGCAGAGCAGGGCCGAGCCCGGCGGCGCCACCCAGCTGCGGCCGAGGCGGCCGCGCCCCTCCTCCTGGCGGTCGGCGACGACGACGAGGCCCTCCGCCGCGCCGGCGCGCGCCGCCTCGGCGGCGTAGCGGTTCGTCGAGTCGACCACGGTGAGGTGGATGAGCTCCCAGGGACGTGCCGTCGTTCAGTAGCCTCCTCGGGCGGCGGGGTGCTCCCGCGACGGCCACCGGCTCGACGCAGGGTAGGCCGAGGAAGAGGAGATGTTCGACCGAGTCCTCATCGCGAACCGCGGGGAGATCGCGCTGCGCGTCACCCGCAGCTGTCGCGAGCTCGGCGTGCGCGCCATCGCCTGCTACACCGACGCCGACTTCGACGCGCTGCACGTGCGGCGCGCCGACGAGGCCTACCGGATCGACTCCGAGCGCGCGACGGCGGGCTACCTCGACATCGAGGCGATCGTCGCGCTCGGCGTGCGGGTCGGCGCCGAGGCGGTCCACCCCGGCTACGGCTTCCTCGCCGAGAACGCCGCGTTCGCGCGCGCCGTACACGAGGCGGGGATGGCCTTCATCGGCCCGAAGCCCGAGACGATCGAGCTGATGGGCTCGAAGGTCGCGGCCCGCGAGGCCGCCGAGCGCGCCGGCGTGCGCAGCGTCCCGGGCACGACGGCGGCGGTCGAGACGCTCGACGAGGTCGTGGCCTTCGGCGAGGAGTTCGGCTGGCCGGTGGCGATCAAGGCCTCCTACGGCGGCGGCGGGCGCGGCATGAAGGTCGTCGAGGGGCCCGGCGGGGCCGAGGAGGCCCTCGCCTCCGCGCGCCGGGAGGCGATGGGGGCCTTCGGGCGCGACGAGGTCTACCTGGAGCGCTACCTGAGCACCCCGCGCCACATCGAGATGCAGATCTTCGGCGACCGCCTCGGCAACCTGATCTGGCTGGGCGAGCGGGACTGCACCGCCCAGCGGCGCCACCAGAAGCTCGTCGAGGAGAGCCCCGCCGCGCACTTCGACGAGGCGACGCGCGCCGCGATGGGCGGGGCGGCGGTGCGCCTCGGCGCGGCGTGCCGCTACGAGGGCGCGGGCACCGTCGAGTTCCTCTTCGACTCGGGCGAGTTCTACTTCCTCGAGATGAACACCCGGCTGCAGGTGGAGCACCCCGTCACCGAGCTCGTCACCGGCATCGACCTCGTCGCCCTGCAGCTGCGGGTCGCCGCCGGCGAGCCCCTCGGCCTCGCGCAGGGCGACGTCTCGCCGCGGGGCCACGCCATCGAGTGCCGCCTGAACGCCGAGGACCCCTCGCGGGGCGAGTTCCTGCCGACGCCGGGGCGGATCTCGGCCTTCAGCCGCCCCGACGGTTTCGGCGTCCGCCTGGACGCCGGCTACGAGGCCGGCGACACCGTGAGCCCCCACTACGACAACCTCATCGGCAAGCTCACGGTCTGGGGCACCGACCGCGAGGACGCCCGCCGGCGGATGCTGCGCTGCCTCGACGAGACCCTCATCACCGGGGTCCCGACGACGGTGCCCGCGGCGCGCGCCATCCTCTCGGCCCCGGCCTTCATCGAGGGGACCCACTCGACGCGCCTCGTCGAGCACGAGATCGACTGGTCCAACGTCGTCCACCCCGACGCCGAGGGCAGCCGCGACGAGGACGGGCGCGTGCTGCGCAGCGTCGACGCGGAGGTCGACGGACGCCGCCACCGTGTCCGCCTCTACGTCCCCGAAGGTCCCGCCGGCCAGAAGGCGGCGCGGCGGGCGCCGCGCAGCGTCGGCACCGTCGAGGGCGACGGCACGGTCGCCGCGCCGATGCAGGGCACGATCGTGAAAGTCCTCGTGGCCGAGGGGGATAGCGTGCAGGCGGGCGACACGATCTGCGTCCTCGAGGCGATGAAGATGGAGAACCCCATCCGCACCAGCGCGTCCGGCATCGTCACCTCGTTGCGCGTCGAGCTCGGATCGACCCTCGGCCCGGGCGACGTGATCGCCCTCGTGCAGTGAGCGGGGCCAGGCAGGCCGCCGAAGCCGCGCTGCACGCCGCGGCGGAGGAGATCGTCGCCCTCTCGCACGAGATCCACGGCCACCCCGAGCTCGCCTTCGAGGAGGAGCTGGCTGCGGGCTGGTGCTCGGGCGCGCTCTCCGACGCCGGCTTCACCGTCGAGCAGGGGATCTGCGGCCTCGAGACCGCCTTCTCGGCCTCGATCGGCTCCGGCCCGCTGCAGATCGGCATCTGCTGTGAGTACGACGCCCTCCCCGACATCGGCCACGCCTGCGGCCACAACGTGATCGCCGCCGCGGCGGTCGGCGCCGGGCGGGCGCTCGCCGGGGTGGCCGACGACCTCGGCCTCACCGTCCGCGTCCTCGGCACGCCCGCCGAGGAGGGTGGGGGCGGGAAGATCCTGATGCTCGAGCGCGGCGGCTTCGACGGCCTCCACGCCTCGATGATGGTCCACCCCTGGCCGGGCGAGCTGATCCAGATGCCCTGCCTCGCCGTCGCCCACTTCGACGTCCTGGTCACCGGGGCCGAGGCGCACGCCTCGGCCTACCCCGAGCTCGGCCGCAACGCCGCGGACGCCCTCACCGTGGCGCAGGTGGCGGTCGGCCTCCTCCGCCAGCACGCCTACCCCGGCGACCAGGTGCACGGCATCGTCACCTACGGCGGGGCGGCTCCGAACATCGTCCCCAACCGCGCCGAGGCGAAGTTCTACGTCCGCTCGGCGAACCTCGCCCGCCTCGCCGAGTGGCAGCCGCGCATCCTCGACTGCTTCAAGGCGGGCGCGATCGCTACCGGGACCGAGGTGGAGATCACCGAGCAGTCCCCCGCCTACTCGGAGTTCGTGCTCGACGAGGTGATGGCGGGGCTGTACCGCGCGAACGCCGAGGCGCTCGGACGGGTCTTCCCGCCGCCGCCCTCGCGGGCGGTCACCGCCTCGACCGACATGGCGAACGTCTCGCTGGTGATGCCGGCGATCCACCCCACCCTCGGCCTCGACTCGCTGCCGGCGGTCAACCACCAGGCGACCTTCGCCGCGCACTGCGCGACGCCGGTCGCCGACAAGGCGGCCCTCGACGGCGCGCTCGCGATGGCCTGGACGGCGATCGACCTCGCCTCCGACGAGGGTGAGCGCAGCCGCCTCGGCGAGCGCGCCTACCAGCACTGAGCGCGGCGGCCGCTCCCGCTCCTCGGCGGGCGGGCGGCGCTCGCGGGTGGTCCCTAGCCCCGCGCCTTTCCCATGACGACCAGCTGGATGCCGGCGGAGTCGACCATCCGTGAGAGCTCGCGGTAGCCGCGGCGCTCGTACATCGAGCGGTTGGCCTCGCTCTTTGCTCCCGCGGCGAGTCGAAACTCCTGCACGCTCGGCGGAGCGGCCGCCTCGATGGCACGGAGCAGGCCGGAGGCGATCCCCTGACCCTGCTGGTCAGGGGCGACCGCCACCCGGCTGATCCAGCCGACCGGGCCGTCGACGGTGAGGCGGAGCGCGCCGACGAGCCGTGAGCCCCGGAAGGCGCCGAGTGAGTAGGTCGCCTCGATCTCCGCGCGCAGCTCGTCGAACGACTCGAGCAGCGGAGGGATGTCCGTCGTCCGGTACAGCTGCGCCTCGGCGAGAAACGCGGCGCGCTGGAGCGTCAGCACCTCCCCCGCGTCCTCGGGGACGAGCTTCTGGTGGGAGACCTCGCTCACCGGCCCATCGTCGCAGCCGCGCGGCCGCGACGACACCTCCCCGCCCCGGCACCCGCGTGCCGGGGCGGGGAGGCGCAGCGGAGGTGGAAAGCTCGCGCCGTGGTGACCGTCGAGGAGGTGCGGCGCATCGCCTGCGAGCTGCCGCGCTCGTACGAGGCCGTGGTGCGCGACCGCGTGAAGTTCCGCGTCGGCCGCCTCGTCTACCTCGCCTTCTCGCGCGACGAGAGCGTGATGGGCTTCGCCTTCCCGCGAGGAGAGCGCGAGCTGCTCGTCGCGTCGCAACCGCACAAGTTCCTGATGCCCGGAAAGTCGGACCTCCGTTACCAATGGGTCGAGGTGCGCCTCGACGCCATCGACCTCGCGGAGCTGCGCGCCCTCGTGCTGGAGGCGTGGAGCATGGTCGTGCCGAAGAGCGTCGCGGCCAGCTACACCGGGTCGATCTCGACCGCCTGACTCCACTCGACGTAGCTCGAGCCCCCGCCTGCGGCTGGGTCATCGCGCGGGCCTGCGCGCCCCCGGAGGGGAGCTCACCTCATTCGATCGCCTGGTGCGCGATCGCCGCCGGCTCGCGCCCGGCGAAGAGCCAGCCGACGATCGCCGCGAACGCCGGCATGGCGAGCAGCAGGAAGACGAGATCCGCGACGGGAACGTTCCTGAGCGCGGCGATCCCTCCGTTCAGCGAGTCGCTCCGCAGCCAGCCGATCATCGCGACGTAGCCGCCGACCACCCCGAGGAGCGCCCCGAGGAAGCCGAGCGCTCCGGCCGTCACGGCAGTGAGCGTGCGCCGCGTGTAGCTCGACGCGCCCGTCGCGGCGAGCGTGCGGAGGTCGTTCGCCGTCTCGCTGCGGACGAGCCCGACGGACATGCCGAGCACACCGAGGGCGATGATGATCCCGAAGAGCGTCGCCGAGCCGATGACCGTCGAGGAGGTCGGCTGGTCGTTCCTCGACTCCACCGCGAGCTGGGTCGTCGACGCAGTGAGCTGGGCGCTGCTGATCTGCGAGGCGGTGAACGGCTGGGAGCCCTGCACCAACCAGTTCGAGGTGCTCGTCGTGAGGTGGAACTCGCGCATCGCGTGCTCGGTGATCAGCGTGTTCGGTGCCGATGTCCCGCCCGGCAGCGCCCCGACCTCCTGGACGACGGGGTCCGGGAGGCAGCTGACGGCGGCGGTGCACGGCGCCTGCCCGGAGTTGCCATCGGGCCCGTTCCCGGAGCTGCCACCCGACCCGTAGACGAGGCCGAGGCCCGAGGCGACGCCCGAGAGGCCGGGACGCGAGCTCAGGACGTCCGCGTTCGGGTCGATCTCAGAGGGGGTGACCCCGAAGGCCCGCAGCAGCTGCGGCGTCGCGACGTAGACGGCACCGTTCCAGTTGCGGCCCCCGTTGTTGTTGATCGCGGTCAGCCCCGCGCTCGGCGACTCGAGGGGGATGAGCTGGGCGCCGAGCGCCTTCGCGATCTGCCCGGCGCTCGCCGCGAGCTGCGTGGGGGTCGCCGTCTCCACCGGCGCGTTCTTCACCGGGACGAGCTGGCCCTGGGCGTTCATCTGCATGACCTTCTGGCCGGCCGGCGGAGCGCTCGGGCTGAGCGCGAGCTCACTCGAGGAGAGGTTCGGGCCCGCGTAGTCCAAGACGTCGCCGTAGCGCGAGGACGCGGCGAGCATCACGATCACCGCGACCAGCACGCCGACGCTGATCGCCGCGAGCGCCGAGCCCGAGCGCGCCCGGTAGCGGGCGAGGTCGCGCAGCGCGAGGCGGCTCGCGATCGGCGCACGACGACCGACGCGGGCGGTCAGGGACAGGAAGAACGGGGCGAGCAGGATCAGTCCCGGGACGAGGAGCAGGAGCCCGAAGAGCAGTTCCGGCGCGCTGCCGCCGCCGTGGCCGTGGTTCGTGCCGCCAGCGAAGCCGAGCAGCAGGAAGGCGGCGACGAGGAAGACGATGCCGGGGAGCGCGGAGCGGTGGATCTGGCGGGGCGCCGCCGGGCGGCCCGACAACGCCTGCACGATCGGCACCTTGGTGATCGCCCGCGCCGGGCGGGAGGCCGCGAAGTACGCGGCCACGACCGAGAGCGCCATCGCCGCGGCGACGACGACCCACGGCAGCGCGAGCACGCCGATCAGGTGGTGCGAGCTCTGCTCCAGGCTCGGCCGGTAGGCGAGCCAGGCGACGAGCCCGAGGACGAAGCCGAGGACCGCGCCG from Acidimicrobiales bacterium encodes:
- a CDS encoding biotin--[acetyl-CoA-carboxylase] ligase gives rise to the protein MHLTVVDSTNRYAAEAARAGAAEGLVVVADRQEEGRGRLGRSWVAPPGSALLCSLLLRPELPVEELALLGLAAALAGQAAVAHLGGAALAVKWPNDLLVGEKKVAGILAEVVPGDGPARPAVVVGIGVNLAWPAAFDPRHEAAGLLAQATTLAASGAPLGRDELLAALLDEFGERYGALVADGAGGLLADYRTRCATIGQRVRVSEAAGEWEGLAEGVDGRGRLLVRRGDALRSLDAADVVHLRAAVEG
- a CDS encoding M20 family metallopeptidase; amino-acid sequence: MSGARQAAEAALHAAAEEIVALSHEIHGHPELAFEEELAAGWCSGALSDAGFTVEQGICGLETAFSASIGSGPLQIGICCEYDALPDIGHACGHNVIAAAAVGAGRALAGVADDLGLTVRVLGTPAEEGGGGKILMLERGGFDGLHASMMVHPWPGELIQMPCLAVAHFDVLVTGAEAHASAYPELGRNAADALTVAQVAVGLLRQHAYPGDQVHGIVTYGGAAPNIVPNRAEAKFYVRSANLARLAEWQPRILDCFKAGAIATGTEVEITEQSPAYSEFVLDEVMAGLYRANAEALGRVFPPPPSRAVTASTDMANVSLVMPAIHPTLGLDSLPAVNHQATFAAHCATPVADKAALDGALAMAWTAIDLASDEGERSRLGERAYQH
- the rfbD gene encoding dTDP-4-dehydrorhamnose reductase; this encodes MATAHRPLAGRRGQLAGLGGELSAVRVLVTGASGQLGAEVVEELARRSGAARRGGGLDVLAADHAHLDVTDRDAVLGVLDTFAPDVVIHSAAFTAVDECEREPGRAFAVNALGTRHVAEGCRLAGAHLTYVSTDYVFDGEKATAYCEWDLPNPRSVYGASKLGGERELGAEATIVRTSWVCGSRGANIVKTALRLLGAGVAPLRFVDDQRGSPTIASDLAVALCDLALARRPGLFHVTNSGATSWYGFVRAVARFAGYPEGRVEPITTAELDPPRPAPRPANSVLENAALVASGLALLPPWEESTERLVALLGASRG
- a CDS encoding GNAT family N-acetyltransferase: MSEVSHQKLVPEDAGEVLTLQRAAFLAEAQLYRTTDIPPLLESFDELRAEIEATYSLGAFRGSRLVGALRLTVDGPVGWISRVAVAPDQQGQGIASGLLRAIEAAAPPSVQEFRLAAGAKSEANRSMYERRGYRELSRMVDSAGIQLVVMGKARG
- a CDS encoding glycosyltransferase family 2 protein, with protein sequence MAEGAAVAAVVVNRDGGDSLLGCVESLRAAGVEQVVVVDNASSDGSPARLVAADPAARLVPTGENLGYGRAANRGAARTEAPYLLVCNPDLVAHADAVKVLVAELEQRPEVAAVGPKILDVHGAVYPSARAIPSLVTGAGHALLAPFFPDNPWTRSYRLAEADPGSGREVDWVSGAFLLLRRVAFESVGGFDERYFMYVEDLDLCWRLGRAGWKVRYAPEAVIVHEQGQSAARHPLRMLAAHHRSTWRFECRHARGLERALLPVIGLALLARLGVTGVRELARGRTERPERQG
- the rfbB gene encoding dTDP-glucose 4,6-dehydratase, which translates into the protein MRLLVTGGAGFIGSNFVRYWASEHPDDRVVVLDALTYAGNRANLEGVEGKGAVSFVRGDIANQELVEHLLESEAITTVVNFAAESHNSLAILDPARFFRTNVLGTQALCDAARKVGVERFHHISTCEVYGDLALDSDESFNEESPYRPRTPYNASKAGSDHVVRSYGETFGLEATITNCCNNYGPYQFPEKVIPLFSALALSDSPLTLYASTENRREWLHVRDHCRAVELVLLDGAAGETYHVGSGEEASIMEIADGVLAATGRDASLKTIVPDRPGHDRRYLLDSSKIRRELGWAPTVTFEQGLAETVAWYAANETWWRPLIGRSPVAEGSWQGSGAS
- a CDS encoding FtsX-like permease family protein, with protein sequence MTTAVFAPLAESRPADGGAPARRAVVRWAWRLFRREWRQQFLILALITVAVAATIVGSSVATNNPPAKSSDFGSAQDAASFRAYDAQTATAVAGLEHRFGRVELIENETQSIPGSINTYQIRAQDPHGPFSGPMLSLVSGRFPSGAGQVAVTSGLASAFHLRVGATWRVGGVERQVVGIVQNPQSLLDEFALVAPGLVTAPTGVTALFDAPGVPLDSFGKGVQVQTPASVAQSNPLNPETISLAALVLGMLLIALVSVGGFTVLAQRRLRSIGMLESTGATDRHVRLVISANGTVVGVVGAVLGFVLGLVAWLAYRPSLEQSSHHLIGVLALPWVVVAAAMALSVVAAYFAASRPARAITKVPIVQALSGRPAAPRQIHRSALPGIVFLVAAFLLLGFAGGTNHGHGGGSAPELLFGLLLLVPGLILLAPFFLSLTARVGRRAPIASRLALRDLARYRARSGSALAAISVGVLVAVIVMLAASSRYGDVLDYAGPNLSSSELALSPSAPPAGQKVMQMNAQGQLVPVKNAPVETATPTQLAASAGQIAKALGAQLIPLESPSAGLTAINNNGGRNWNGAVYVATPQLLRAFGVTPSEIDPNADVLSSRPGLSGVASGLGLVYGSGGSSGNGPDGNSGQAPCTAAVSCLPDPVVQEVGALPGGTSAPNTLITEHAMREFHLTTSTSNWLVQGSQPFTASQISSAQLTASTTQLAVESRNDQPTSSTVIGSATLFGIIIALGVLGMSVGLVRSETANDLRTLAATGASSYTRRTLTAVTAGALGFLGALLGVVGGYVAMIGWLRSDSLNGGIAALRNVPVADLVFLLLAMPAFAAIVGWLFAGREPAAIAHQAIE
- a CDS encoding biotin carboxylase N-terminal domain-containing protein, whose protein sequence is MFDRVLIANRGEIALRVTRSCRELGVRAIACYTDADFDALHVRRADEAYRIDSERATAGYLDIEAIVALGVRVGAEAVHPGYGFLAENAAFARAVHEAGMAFIGPKPETIELMGSKVAAREAAERAGVRSVPGTTAAVETLDEVVAFGEEFGWPVAIKASYGGGGRGMKVVEGPGGAEEALASARREAMGAFGRDEVYLERYLSTPRHIEMQIFGDRLGNLIWLGERDCTAQRRHQKLVEESPAAHFDEATRAAMGGAAVRLGAACRYEGAGTVEFLFDSGEFYFLEMNTRLQVEHPVTELVTGIDLVALQLRVAAGEPLGLAQGDVSPRGHAIECRLNAEDPSRGEFLPTPGRISAFSRPDGFGVRLDAGYEAGDTVSPHYDNLIGKLTVWGTDREDARRRMLRCLDETLITGVPTTVPAARAILSAPAFIEGTHSTRLVEHEIDWSNVVHPDAEGSRDEDGRVLRSVDAEVDGRRHRVRLYVPEGPAGQKAARRAPRSVGTVEGDGTVAAPMQGTIVKVLVAEGDSVQAGDTICVLEAMKMENPIRTSASGIVTSLRVELGSTLGPGDVIALVQ